The genomic DNA TTGAGCTCCTATTCCTGCCAATGTTCTGTTTCACCTCTCTTTCTTTTCCGCTTTTCAGCGGAACAAGGTTATCTGCGAATTACACCTCGTATTCGAAGGTCTTAAGGAATGCTTCAATCGCTGATTTGAGACCATCTTCCATCTCGTCAGTCAGGACACCTTTAGCTTTGATGTCTTTACCGATTTCCGCATGCTGTTCCTCCATGTATTTCAGGAACTCTGTTTCGCAACGGGCAAACACGCTGACTGGAACATCCATCAGATATTTGTTTACTACGGCGTAGATTATCATTACCTGGTCCTCGACGGACATAGGCGAGTATTGTTTCTGTTTCAAGATCTCCATGAGTCTTTCACCGTGAGCAAGACGCATTTGAGTGTCTTTGTCCAGGTCGGATCCAAACTGTGAGAACGCTGCGAGCTCTCTGTACTGAGCAAGCTCCAGCTTTATTTTTCCTGCAACCTTCTTCATGGCTTTTATCTGCGCGTCTCCGCCAACCCGTGAAACGGATACACCGGCGTTTACGGCAGGCCTTTGGCCATTGTTGAAGAGTTCTTCTTCCAGGTATATTTGACCGTCTGTGATGGATATAACATTGGTCGGTATATATGCCGAAACGTCTCCGGCCTGGGTCTCGATTATGGGAAGGGCTGTTATTGATCCTCCGCCAAGTTCGTCGTTAAGTTTTGCTGCACGCTCAAGGAGTTTCGAGTGAAGATAGAAAACGTCTCCCGGGTATGCTTCGCGGCCCGGCGGTCTTCTAAGAAGAAGGGACATTGCTCGATACGCAACAGCATGCTTGGAAAGGTCATCGTATACTATTAGTACGTCTTTTCCTTCCCACATGAATTCCTCAGCCATCGCAACGCCGGAATAAGGCGCCATGTACTGAAGCGGAGCACTCTCAGAAGCAGAGGCTGCAACGACTATTGTATAGTCCATTGATCCGTAGCTTTCGAGTTTCTCTACTATTTGCGCAACTGTAGATGACTTTTGACCTATTGCAACATATATGCAGATTACGTTTTCATGCTTTTGATTGATGATTGCGTCAATGGCTATTGCTGTCTTTCCTGTTTGTCTATCGCCGATGATGAGCTCACGTTGGCCTCTTCCGATTGGAATCATTGAGTCAATTGACTTGATGCCGGTCTGCAAAGGTTGGTGAACGGATTTCCTGGCGATTACGCCCGGCGCAACCTGTTCAACAGGTCTTGTTTTATCGGTCTTGATGGGTCCCTTTCCGTCTATAGGTTGTCCCAACGGATTTACTACACGTCCTATCATGGCTTCCCCAACAGGAACTTCCATGATTCTGCCTGTAGTCTTAACTATGTCGCCTTCGACTATGTCGCCTTCGGCGCCCAGAAGAACACACCCTACATTGTCTTCTTCAAGGTTGAGCGCCAACCCGTATACCTCTCCCGGAAATTCCAGGAGCTCCCCGGCCATGCACTTCTCAAGGCCGTGGATTCTGGCAATTCCGTCTCCGATTTGGATAACGGTTCCGACATCTTCTACTTGAAGCTTGTTGTCATATTTCTTTATCTGTGCTTTTATCACAGAGCTTATTTCTTCAGGTCTAAGGTTCATGCCTCACATCACCCCTTCTATACTTAGACTACGAGTCTTGCCAGGTCCTCTTTCACGTTTTCGAGTCTGCTCTTTAAAGAACCGTCTAATACGCGATCTCCTATGCGAACCGTGACGCCGCCCAGAATTGTTTTATCTATCTTGCCGGTCATTTCTATGATTTTGCCTGTGAGTGTTTCGAGTTTTTCCGTGATAAGCTTCATGTTCTCATCGGAAAGAGGCACTGCAGAAACGATTGTCGCCTTTTCAATGCCTTTGTGTTTATAAACTCGAGCCTCATAGGCCTTTGTTATTGCCGCAATTTCTTTTCCTCTTTGCTTGTCTATTACTATTTTGAGGAAGTTAAGCACTTCCTGGTTGATTTTTCCACTGAAAACATTTTCGATTATGTCTTTCTTTTCCTCTATGCTTATCTGCGGCGTTTTGAACAATTCAAAGAATTCGGGGTATTCATCAAACGAATCTACTACTCCGTTCAAATCCTCCATAAACAAGTCGATTTTATCGACCTCGACGGCCACGTCGAACAATGCTTCCGAATAGGTTGCTGCTACTAGTTTTGCCATTTAGCATCCCCTACCTCATCTATAAATTGCTTGACATAGCTTTCATGTGCCTCCGAATCCAAATCCTTCTCGACAACCTTGGAAGCCGCCATAATGGCGATTGTCACAATATCGTCCTTGAGTGAGTTTATTGCTTTTTCCTTTTCTCGCTCAATTTCGATTTGGGCTCTCTTCTTTATGCTGTCCGAATCATCTTCAGCGATTTTGATTATCTCCGCCGCATGCTTGTCGGCTCTCATTGAGGCATCTCTTATTATCTGTCTGCCTTCGTCTTCTGAGGCTTTTATTTTCGTTTCATACTGCGCCTTCAGCTCGTTAGCTGCCTCTGTCATGCCTTCCGCTTCCTCTACCTGAGAGGAAATGCCGTCCGTTCTGGACTGCATGAATTTAGTGACAGGCTTGAACAGAAGCTTTTTCAGAATCAGGTATAAGATTATGGTGTTTATGATCTGGAACGCAAAGGTCCAGTTTACTTCTACTAATCCAGTTCTCATGTTCCCGTTTGCCCCCTTTCATGCGTTTAAAATCCCTTGACTATTACACTTGGACTATTTAAGCTCTTATACTAAAAGTCCGATAAGGGGATTTGCAAACAGCAAAATCAGGGCAACGATGAGACCGTAGATACCTGTTGTTTCTGCAACAGCGGCTCCGAGAAGCATTGTTCGAACGATGTCGCCTTGCGCTTCCGGCTGTCTTCCTACACTCTCAGCCCCTTTGCCTGCTGCGTAACCCTGGCCGATTCCAGGTCCGATGCCGGCTATCATTGCAAGCCCGGCCCCTATTGCAGAGCAAGCCAATACTAATTCTCTACCAGTAATAGCTTCCATTTATATTTCCTCCTCTTCCTGTCCCCTGTACGGGGCGGTATATTTCAAGATTTATTCTTCTATCTAAACTAAGCTCAGCAGCGGATTCGCAAACAGCAGCACTAATGAAATAATCAGTGCGTATATGCCTGTGGTCTGCGCTACGGCTTGTCCAAGGAACATTGTACGAACTATTGCCGATTGGTACTGAGGCCTTTTTCCTACTGCCTCGGTGCCCTTGCCTGCAGCGTAGCCCTGTCCGATTCCTGGGCCTACACCCGCTATCATCGAAAAACCTGCACCGATTGCCGACGCAGCTATTACAACTACCGAACCGGTCTGACCGACCAGCGGATTTCCGAAGAGCAATATCAGCGCAACTACCAAGGCCAATATACCGCTTGTTTCGGCAACGGCTGCCCCTAAGAGCATTACCATTGTTGTTACGCGCCCAGACTTAGGATTAATTCCCACGGCTTCAGCGCCTTTTCCTGCAGCATAACCCTGTCCCACTCCAGGCCCGATACCCGCTATCATTGCGAGCCCGGCTCCTATTGCTGAGCATCCAAGGATTACCGCTAGGTTGTTTACATCTGTTCCGCCTTCGGCCAATTCGACCAAGGGATTTCCAAACAATAGTACCAGCGAAACGATAAGCGCATATATGCCTGTCGTCTGTGCTACAGCCTGTCCGAGGAACATTGTTCTTACTATGCTCGACTGCCTGTCCGGATGCTTGGCAACGGCTTCGGTGCCTTTGCCTGCAGCGTAGCCCTGTCCGATTCCCGGGCCTACGCCCGCAATCATTGAAAGACCGGCGCCTATTGCAGATGCCGATATTACAAGAACGGAACCTGCATCATCCACCAAGGGATTTCCGTAGAGCAGTATAAGTGCAACTACCAAGGCCAATATACCGCTTGTCTCGGCTACTGCCGCTCCAAGAAGCATGACCATAGTAGAAACACGGCCTGCCTCGGGATTAATTCCCACGGCTTCAGCGCCTTTTCCTGCCGCATAGCCCTGCCCGACTCCGGGCCCTATTCCAGCTATCATGGCAAAACCTGCCGCTATTGCCGAGGCTCCAAGAACCATGGCCAAATTGTTTACTGCCACCCCACCTGCAGATATTGCTGCAAGAGGATTACCAAACATAAGTACAAGGGTGACAATCAATGCGTAAATGCCGGTCGTCTGTGCGACGGCCTGTCCCAGAAACATGGTTCGGATGATGCTCGACTGCCTGTCCGGATGGTCAGCTACGGCTTCCGTCCCTTTGCCAGCGGCATAACCCTGCCCAATGCCGGGGCCTACTCCTGCGATCATCGATAAGCCTGCGCCTATAGCCGATGCGGCTATTACCAAGGCGGAACCCTCGGCATCCACAAGGGGATTTCCGAAGAGAAATATCATTGCTATTACTAGTGACAATATGCCGCTTGTTTCTGCAACGGCTGCTCCTAGAAGCATTACCATTGTGCTGTTCTTGGCATTATCAGGATTCTTTGCTACGGCTTCCGCGCCTTTTCCGGCTGCGTAGCCCTGTCCGACCCCAGGTCCGATTCCCGCTATCATAGCGAATCCGGCTCCTATTGCCGAAGCGCCAAGAATCAAAGCTCTTCGGTCAAAGGTCATCAACCAATTTAAGAAATTCATAATACTATTGGAAGTCTCCACTCTTTCACCTCCATCTCTCCATTTTTAACTGCAAAACAAGTGAATCTTTCAGTATTTTCTTTCCCCATATATATTGAAACTAAATGCTGGTCATAGCTGATTATTAATCCATGGCCATTGATACGAAAACCATCGACAGCATCACAAATATGAACGACTGAAGAACTCCTGCAAATAAGTCGAAATAAATGTGGAGCGGTGCCGGTATTCCTGTTTCAAAAATTGGTATGGGAAGGCCTATTTTTGCGCTAAGTGCAGCAAGTGCACTGTAAAGCAAACTCATTATTATGAGTCCTCCCACGATGTTTCCGAAAAGACGGAAACCCAAAGAAATTGGTGTAGCCAGCTCGCCGATAATGTTAAGTGGCGTTAATGCCACAAACGGTTCGGTAAAGCCCTTTAAGTATTTTCCCACACCCTTCGATTTCATTCCGAAGCCATGAATCATGACAAAGGTCATCATCGCAAGGCTAAGCGTAGTGTTTACATCAGCGGTCGGAGGTCTGAATCCGACCAATCCCAACAGATTAGCAATGGTAAGATAGATAAGAAGCGTTCCCATGTAAGGAGCAAAACCCACCTTGTCGTCACCCATGGATTGCTTAGTTAAACCGTAAATCGCATCAACCAAAGTTTCAAGTGCATTCTGAAACTTGCCCGGAATCTTATTAAAATTCTTGGTGGCAAAATATGAAAAAACGGTTAAAGCAATCATTATCAGCCATGTGTTGGTAACAGTCTCCGTAATTGGTATTCCGCCAATTTCGAAGATTATCCTTGGTCCAAAACCTGCATCCACTATTCGTCCCCCTTTCTATTTGTATATTTTTGTTGACTGTCTCTATTATTAAACAGGTTCGTCGCCAGGACAACAAACTTGATCAATAGCAATCCTATGATGGTTCCAATTACATTTATGTAGTCTGCTTTTATCGATACAAAAAGCACGATGATCATTGTTATGTACCTAATGAAATATTTAAGTGCCGTAAAGGTCTTGGCCTTGTCCATTCTCATCCGGACGGCTCTCTCTAGTGTCCTTGCGAGATCCACAAAGTTAAGAATGCCTATGAGCCCACCAAAAACAAGCCCTAGCGCAAACGCAAGCGGCTCCTTCAGAAAGAATATCGAAATCCCTCCCATAATCGCAATGGCTGTTAGTGTCCACTTTATAGTTGTTGCCTGAATATCGCTAGTATATGACATAAGTCTACTTATCCTTCTTTCTGTAGCCTTTCATAACCATCTTATATACGTTCAAGAAAGCGACCACCACTCCCAAGATGATGAATGTAAGCATAAAAATGCTCGTTGTTCCCATTTTTTCATCTATAAACTTGCCGATGAAAAGCCCTCCAAGAATCGGAATAATCATGGAAACCCCTATCTGAGTTAAAAAGACCAAATTTTCATACATTTTAAATTTGGAACCGGCCATAAAATCACACTCGCAATCACTATTAATTTTATAATATTCCATGCCAATATACAAGTATATTAAAGCAGATATGTTATAAATTTCACAAGAATTCTACTCAAATTTCACTTTTGTCACACAATTCCGAACAAAGAACTTAAATAAAGCAATAGCAATGGTCCGCGTAGCCTTGTATACAATGTACTTGTGTCTATTGTTATGAATATTCAGATATTCATTGCTGTAAAACTCGATTTTTATTGTCATAATTTCGACAATAAAACTACTGCGCTATTTGGTTTCATTGCCGAAAGTGGAATGCTTGGTTGCCTATCTTTCGCATTAAAGTAAAACTGCAGTGTTTTTTCTTTTCAGCTTTTGAAATACTCCAGTATTGACTCAAGTATTCTTCCCGAAGCCTTGCCGTCTCCGTATGGATTAACAGCCTTTGACATTTTGCCATAGGCTTCTTTGCTAGACAGAAGCTCCATTGCCATCTCAAAAATCGTTTCTTCTTCAACACCGGCCATTTTCACTGTACCGGCCGCAACTGCTTCGGGGCGCTCGGTTTCTGTGCGAAGCACAAGCACGGGCTTTCCTAGGGCTGGCGCTTCCTCCTGTATCCCTCCAGAATCGGTTAAAACAAGGTAGGCCATGTTTATAAGGTTGGCAAATGGCTCATAATCGAGCGGTTCTATGAGATGGATGCGCTCGTGGTCCCCAAGTATGGGAATCGCAAGGCTCCTGACCTTTGGATTGAGATGGAGCGGGAATACAACTTCCACCGACTCGTCCGCGTCGACTATACGCCTAACGGCTCTGAAGATATTTTTCATTGGCTCCCCAATATTTTCACGCCTGTGGGATGTTAAAAGAACAATCTTTCTGTCTTTTCCTATTGAATTTAATACCTCTTCATCGAATTCATATTCTTCATCTATCACAGACATCAGGGCGTCTATGACCGTGTTTCCCGTGACGCTTATGATTCTATCGTCTATTCCCTCGCGCAAAAGGTTTTTTCTGTTTCCCTCCGTCGGCGAAAAATGAATGTCGGCAAGGCGGCCCGTAAGAGATCGGTTCATTTCCTCGGGATACGGCGACAGTTTGTTTCCGCTTCTAAGGCCTGCCTCGACATGGCCTATTGCGGTGCCCGAATAGAAGGCTGCAAGCGAGGCTGAAAATGTTGTGGTTGTATCCCCATGAACCAGTATCATATCAGGCTTTTCTTTTAGCAAAATTTCCTCTATTCCCTTTACAACCCTGCATGTTATGTCCGAAAGGGTCTGTCCGCTTTTCATTATGTCTAGGTCGTAGTCCGGCTCTATGCCGAAAAGCTCAAGGACTTGGTCAAGCATTTCCCTGTGCTGCGCCGTAACGCAAACCTTGGCGTCTATCTGCCGGCAAGCAGCCAATTCTTTTACTACCGGCGCCATCTTGATTGCCTCCGGCCTTGTTCCGAAAACAGAGATTATTTTAAGCATGTTTAGCTCCTTTAATAGTTGGCAGTAGGCAGCGAGCAGCGGGCAGTAAGTGCAAAGACTCAATGCAAATGATTGAAAGCAAAATCAGTTTTCAGCGGGCAGTTAGCCGTTGGCAATAGACAGTGAGCAGTAGATGCAAAACCTAGTGCAAAAGCAAAGTACTAAAAACCAACTGCACGCTTTTTTTACCGTTCTGTCTCTTGTCTTATTCTTTTACTGCAAACTGCATGCTGCTCACTTTTTTTGCTGTTCTTATTTACCTCTTTTGCTCTTCAATCTTTTACTGCATGCTGCATGCTGCTCACTTTTTTTGCTGTTCTTATTTACCTCTTTTGCTCTTCAATCTTTTACTGCATGCTGCATGCTGCTCACTTTTTTTGCTGTTC from Peptostreptococcaceae bacterium includes the following:
- a CDS encoding F0F1 ATP synthase subunit alpha yields the protein MNLRPEEISSVIKAQIKKYDNKLQVEDVGTVIQIGDGIARIHGLEKCMAGELLEFPGEVYGLALNLEEDNVGCVLLGAEGDIVEGDIVKTTGRIMEVPVGEAMIGRVVNPLGQPIDGKGPIKTDKTRPVEQVAPGVIARKSVHQPLQTGIKSIDSMIPIGRGQRELIIGDRQTGKTAIAIDAIINQKHENVICIYVAIGQKSSTVAQIVEKLESYGSMDYTIVVAASASESAPLQYMAPYSGVAMAEEFMWEGKDVLIVYDDLSKHAVAYRAMSLLLRRPPGREAYPGDVFYLHSKLLERAAKLNDELGGGSITALPIIETQAGDVSAYIPTNVISITDGQIYLEEELFNNGQRPAVNAGVSVSRVGGDAQIKAMKKVAGKIKLELAQYRELAAFSQFGSDLDKDTQMRLAHGERLMEILKQKQYSPMSVEDQVMIIYAVVNKYLMDVPVSVFARCETEFLKYMEEQHAEIGKDIKAKGVLTDEMEDGLKSAIEAFLKTFEYEV
- the atpE gene encoding ATP synthase F0 subunit C, yielding MFLGQAVAQTTGIYALIVSLVLLFGNPLVELAEGGTDVNNLAVILGCSAIGAGLAMIAGIGPGVGQGYAAGKGAEAVGINPKSGRVTTMVMLLGAAVAETSGILALVVALILLFGNPLVGQTGSVVVIAASAIGAGFSMIAGVGPGIGQGYAAGKGTEAVGKRPQYQSAIVRTMFLGQAVAQTTGIYALIISLVLLFANPLLSLV
- a CDS encoding AtpZ/AtpI family protein, with amino-acid sequence MYENLVFLTQIGVSMIIPILGGLFIGKFIDEKMGTTSIFMLTFIILGVVVAFLNVYKMVMKGYRKKDK
- a CDS encoding F0F1 ATP synthase subunit delta; this encodes MAKLVAATYSEALFDVAVEVDKIDLFMEDLNGVVDSFDEYPEFFELFKTPQISIEEKKDIIENVFSGKINQEVLNFLKIVIDKQRGKEIAAITKAYEARVYKHKGIEKATIVSAVPLSDENMKLITEKLETLTGKIIEMTGKIDKTILGGVTVRIGDRVLDGSLKSRLENVKEDLARLVV
- the atpF gene encoding F0F1 ATP synthase subunit B, producing MRTGLVEVNWTFAFQIINTIILYLILKKLLFKPVTKFMQSRTDGISSQVEEAEGMTEAANELKAQYETKIKASEDEGRQIIRDASMRADKHAAEIIKIAEDDSDSIKKRAQIEIEREKEKAINSLKDDIVTIAIMAASKVVEKDLDSEAHESYVKQFIDEVGDAKWQN
- the atpE gene encoding ATP synthase F0 subunit C, which codes for MEAITGRELVLACSAIGAGLAMIAGIGPGIGQGYAAGKGAESVGRQPEAQGDIVRTMLLGAAVAETTGIYGLIVALILLFANPLIGLLV
- the wecB gene encoding UDP-N-acetylglucosamine 2-epimerase (non-hydrolyzing) produces the protein MLKIISVFGTRPEAIKMAPVVKELAACRQIDAKVCVTAQHREMLDQVLELFGIEPDYDLDIMKSGQTLSDITCRVVKGIEEILLKEKPDMILVHGDTTTTFSASLAAFYSGTAIGHVEAGLRSGNKLSPYPEEMNRSLTGRLADIHFSPTEGNRKNLLREGIDDRIISVTGNTVIDALMSVIDEEYEFDEEVLNSIGKDRKIVLLTSHRRENIGEPMKNIFRAVRRIVDADESVEVVFPLHLNPKVRSLAIPILGDHERIHLIEPLDYEPFANLINMAYLVLTDSGGIQEEAPALGKPVLVLRTETERPEAVAAGTVKMAGVEEETIFEMAMELLSSKEAYGKMSKAVNPYGDGKASGRILESILEYFKS
- a CDS encoding ATP synthase subunit I; this encodes MSYTSDIQATTIKWTLTAIAIMGGISIFFLKEPLAFALGLVFGGLIGILNFVDLARTLERAVRMRMDKAKTFTALKYFIRYITMIIVLFVSIKADYINVIGTIIGLLLIKFVVLATNLFNNRDSQQKYTNRKGDE
- the atpB gene encoding F0F1 ATP synthase subunit A, with the protein product MDAGFGPRIIFEIGGIPITETVTNTWLIMIALTVFSYFATKNFNKIPGKFQNALETLVDAIYGLTKQSMGDDKVGFAPYMGTLLIYLTIANLLGLVGFRPPTADVNTTLSLAMMTFVMIHGFGMKSKGVGKYLKGFTEPFVALTPLNIIGELATPISLGFRLFGNIVGGLIIMSLLYSALAALSAKIGLPIPIFETGIPAPLHIYFDLFAGVLQSFIFVMLSMVFVSMAMD